In Citrus sinensis cultivar Valencia sweet orange chromosome 2, DVS_A1.0, whole genome shotgun sequence, a single genomic region encodes these proteins:
- the LOC102624826 gene encoding solanesyl diphosphate synthase 3, chloroplastic/mitochondrial-like isoform X3 has protein sequence MLFSQLVYRIAARTPRNSLPSCRWILSHRRYGHQPTFRNSNENKKHLDPFSLVGDELSLISMRLRSMVVAEIHLDTMLQVPELASAAGYFFKEGVEGKKLCPTVASLIHDDVLDDADTRRGIGSLSSVMGNKLAILAGDLLISRAFVALASLKHTEVVSLMATALKNLVSGETMQMTATFEQCCSMECYMQKTYNKTAALVSNSCKAVAYLSGQREEVATLAFEYGKNLGLAYQLIDDILDFTGTSASLGKASLTDLRNGIITAPILFAMEEFPQLRAFINSSSDNPANVDVILEYLGKSHGIQRTTELALKHASLAAAAIDSLPETHDVDATNARTALVHITQKIITRNK, from the exons ATGTTATTCTCTCAGCTAGTTTATCGGATTGCTGCAAGAACTCCCAGAAACAGCTTGCCTAGTTGCCGATGGATTCTGTCTCATCGTCGATATGGTCATCAACCCACATTCAGAAACTCCAATGAGAATAAG AAACATCTCGATCCATTTTCACTTGTTGGCGATGAACTATCACTTATTTCTATGAGGTTACGCTCAATGGTGGTTGCTGAG ATTCATCTTGATACTATGTTGCAGGTCCCTGAGCTTGCCTCAGCTGCTGGGTACTTCTTTAAAGAGGGGGTCGAAGGAAAGAAGTTGTGTCCCACG GTTGCAAGCCTTATACATGATGATGTCCTGGATGATGCTGATACTAGACGTGGTATTGGTTCACTAAGTTCTGTAATGGGCAACAAG TTAGCAATTTTAGCGGGAGATCTTCTCATTTCTCGAGCTTTTGTTGCTCTCGCTTCTTTGAAACACACAGAG GTTGTATCACTAATGGCTACAGCACTGAAGAATCTTGTCAGTGGTGAAACCATGCAAATGACTGCTACATTTGAGCAGTGTTGTAG CATGGAATGTTATATGCAAAAGACATACAACAAGACAGCAGCATTGGTTTCAAACAGTTGTAAGGCAGTAGCCTATCTTTCAGGCCAAAGGGAAGAAGTTGCTACATTGGCCTTTGAGTATGGCAAAAACCTG GGATTGGCATATCAACTGATAGATGACATTCTTGACTTCACAGGCACATCGGCTTCCCTCGGAAAGGCCTCTTTAACTGACCTGCGGAAT GGAATCATAACGGCTCCAATATTGTTTGCCATGGAAGAGTTCCCTCAATTGCGTGCTTTTATTAACAGCAGCTCTGACAACCCCGCCAATGTTGATGTT ATCCTTGAATACCTCGGCAAGAGCCATGGAATACAAAGGACCACGGAGCTAGCCCTGAAGCATGCCAGCCTTGCAGCGGCAGCCATTGATTCTCTACCTGAAACTCACGATGTGGATGCTACAAACGCAAGGACAGCACTTGTACACATCACTCAGAAAATCATCACAAGGAATAAGTGA
- the LOC102624826 gene encoding solanesyl diphosphate synthase 3, chloroplastic/mitochondrial-like isoform X1 yields the protein MLFSQLVYRIAARTPRNSLPSCRWILSHRRYGHQPTFRNSNENKKHLDPFSLVGDELSLISMRLRSMVVAEIHLDTMLQVPELASAAGYFFKEGVEGKKLCPTVILLMATALNVCTPELSPNVLGNTLILDLRRRQQCIAEITEMIHVASLIHDDVLDDADTRRGIGSLSSVMGNKLAILAGDLLISRAFVALASLKHTEVVSLMATALKNLVSGETMQMTATFEQCCSMECYMQKTYNKTAALVSNSCKAVAYLSGQREEVATLAFEYGKNLGLAYQLIDDILDFTGTSASLGKASLTDLRNGIITAPILFAMEEFPQLRAFINSSSDNPANVDVILEYLGKSHGIQRTTELALKHASLAAAAIDSLPETHDVDATNARTALVHITQKIITRNK from the exons ATGTTATTCTCTCAGCTAGTTTATCGGATTGCTGCAAGAACTCCCAGAAACAGCTTGCCTAGTTGCCGATGGATTCTGTCTCATCGTCGATATGGTCATCAACCCACATTCAGAAACTCCAATGAGAATAAG AAACATCTCGATCCATTTTCACTTGTTGGCGATGAACTATCACTTATTTCTATGAGGTTACGCTCAATGGTGGTTGCTGAG ATTCATCTTGATACTATGTTGCAGGTCCCTGAGCTTGCCTCAGCTGCTGGGTACTTCTTTAAAGAGGGGGTCGAAGGAAAGAAGTTGTGTCCCACG GTCATATTGTTAATGGCAACAGCTTTGAATGTGTGTACACCTGAATTATCTCCTAATGTATTAGGAAATACTTTGATACTTGATCTACGTAGGAGACAACAGTGCATAGCTGAGATCACAGAGATGATCCAT GTTGCAAGCCTTATACATGATGATGTCCTGGATGATGCTGATACTAGACGTGGTATTGGTTCACTAAGTTCTGTAATGGGCAACAAG TTAGCAATTTTAGCGGGAGATCTTCTCATTTCTCGAGCTTTTGTTGCTCTCGCTTCTTTGAAACACACAGAG GTTGTATCACTAATGGCTACAGCACTGAAGAATCTTGTCAGTGGTGAAACCATGCAAATGACTGCTACATTTGAGCAGTGTTGTAG CATGGAATGTTATATGCAAAAGACATACAACAAGACAGCAGCATTGGTTTCAAACAGTTGTAAGGCAGTAGCCTATCTTTCAGGCCAAAGGGAAGAAGTTGCTACATTGGCCTTTGAGTATGGCAAAAACCTG GGATTGGCATATCAACTGATAGATGACATTCTTGACTTCACAGGCACATCGGCTTCCCTCGGAAAGGCCTCTTTAACTGACCTGCGGAAT GGAATCATAACGGCTCCAATATTGTTTGCCATGGAAGAGTTCCCTCAATTGCGTGCTTTTATTAACAGCAGCTCTGACAACCCCGCCAATGTTGATGTT ATCCTTGAATACCTCGGCAAGAGCCATGGAATACAAAGGACCACGGAGCTAGCCCTGAAGCATGCCAGCCTTGCAGCGGCAGCCATTGATTCTCTACCTGAAACTCACGATGTGGATGCTACAAACGCAAGGACAGCACTTGTACACATCACTCAGAAAATCATCACAAGGAATAAGTGA
- the LOC102624826 gene encoding solanesyl diphosphate synthase 3, chloroplastic/mitochondrial-like isoform X4 — protein sequence MLFSQLVYRIAARTPRNSLPSCRWILSHRRYGHQPTFRNSNENKKHLDPFSLVGDELSLISMRLRSMVVAEVPELASAAGYFFKEGVEGKKLCPTVASLIHDDVLDDADTRRGIGSLSSVMGNKLAILAGDLLISRAFVALASLKHTEVVSLMATALKNLVSGETMQMTATFEQCCSMECYMQKTYNKTAALVSNSCKAVAYLSGQREEVATLAFEYGKNLGLAYQLIDDILDFTGTSASLGKASLTDLRNGIITAPILFAMEEFPQLRAFINSSSDNPANVDVILEYLGKSHGIQRTTELALKHASLAAAAIDSLPETHDVDATNARTALVHITQKIITRNK from the exons ATGTTATTCTCTCAGCTAGTTTATCGGATTGCTGCAAGAACTCCCAGAAACAGCTTGCCTAGTTGCCGATGGATTCTGTCTCATCGTCGATATGGTCATCAACCCACATTCAGAAACTCCAATGAGAATAAG AAACATCTCGATCCATTTTCACTTGTTGGCGATGAACTATCACTTATTTCTATGAGGTTACGCTCAATGGTGGTTGCTGAG GTCCCTGAGCTTGCCTCAGCTGCTGGGTACTTCTTTAAAGAGGGGGTCGAAGGAAAGAAGTTGTGTCCCACG GTTGCAAGCCTTATACATGATGATGTCCTGGATGATGCTGATACTAGACGTGGTATTGGTTCACTAAGTTCTGTAATGGGCAACAAG TTAGCAATTTTAGCGGGAGATCTTCTCATTTCTCGAGCTTTTGTTGCTCTCGCTTCTTTGAAACACACAGAG GTTGTATCACTAATGGCTACAGCACTGAAGAATCTTGTCAGTGGTGAAACCATGCAAATGACTGCTACATTTGAGCAGTGTTGTAG CATGGAATGTTATATGCAAAAGACATACAACAAGACAGCAGCATTGGTTTCAAACAGTTGTAAGGCAGTAGCCTATCTTTCAGGCCAAAGGGAAGAAGTTGCTACATTGGCCTTTGAGTATGGCAAAAACCTG GGATTGGCATATCAACTGATAGATGACATTCTTGACTTCACAGGCACATCGGCTTCCCTCGGAAAGGCCTCTTTAACTGACCTGCGGAAT GGAATCATAACGGCTCCAATATTGTTTGCCATGGAAGAGTTCCCTCAATTGCGTGCTTTTATTAACAGCAGCTCTGACAACCCCGCCAATGTTGATGTT ATCCTTGAATACCTCGGCAAGAGCCATGGAATACAAAGGACCACGGAGCTAGCCCTGAAGCATGCCAGCCTTGCAGCGGCAGCCATTGATTCTCTACCTGAAACTCACGATGTGGATGCTACAAACGCAAGGACAGCACTTGTACACATCACTCAGAAAATCATCACAAGGAATAAGTGA
- the LOC102624826 gene encoding solanesyl diphosphate synthase 3, chloroplastic/mitochondrial-like isoform X2, producing MLFSQLVYRIAARTPRNSLPSCRWILSHRRYGHQPTFRNSNENKKHLDPFSLVGDELSLISMRLRSMVVAEVPELASAAGYFFKEGVEGKKLCPTVILLMATALNVCTPELSPNVLGNTLILDLRRRQQCIAEITEMIHVASLIHDDVLDDADTRRGIGSLSSVMGNKLAILAGDLLISRAFVALASLKHTEVVSLMATALKNLVSGETMQMTATFEQCCSMECYMQKTYNKTAALVSNSCKAVAYLSGQREEVATLAFEYGKNLGLAYQLIDDILDFTGTSASLGKASLTDLRNGIITAPILFAMEEFPQLRAFINSSSDNPANVDVILEYLGKSHGIQRTTELALKHASLAAAAIDSLPETHDVDATNARTALVHITQKIITRNK from the exons ATGTTATTCTCTCAGCTAGTTTATCGGATTGCTGCAAGAACTCCCAGAAACAGCTTGCCTAGTTGCCGATGGATTCTGTCTCATCGTCGATATGGTCATCAACCCACATTCAGAAACTCCAATGAGAATAAG AAACATCTCGATCCATTTTCACTTGTTGGCGATGAACTATCACTTATTTCTATGAGGTTACGCTCAATGGTGGTTGCTGAG GTCCCTGAGCTTGCCTCAGCTGCTGGGTACTTCTTTAAAGAGGGGGTCGAAGGAAAGAAGTTGTGTCCCACG GTCATATTGTTAATGGCAACAGCTTTGAATGTGTGTACACCTGAATTATCTCCTAATGTATTAGGAAATACTTTGATACTTGATCTACGTAGGAGACAACAGTGCATAGCTGAGATCACAGAGATGATCCAT GTTGCAAGCCTTATACATGATGATGTCCTGGATGATGCTGATACTAGACGTGGTATTGGTTCACTAAGTTCTGTAATGGGCAACAAG TTAGCAATTTTAGCGGGAGATCTTCTCATTTCTCGAGCTTTTGTTGCTCTCGCTTCTTTGAAACACACAGAG GTTGTATCACTAATGGCTACAGCACTGAAGAATCTTGTCAGTGGTGAAACCATGCAAATGACTGCTACATTTGAGCAGTGTTGTAG CATGGAATGTTATATGCAAAAGACATACAACAAGACAGCAGCATTGGTTTCAAACAGTTGTAAGGCAGTAGCCTATCTTTCAGGCCAAAGGGAAGAAGTTGCTACATTGGCCTTTGAGTATGGCAAAAACCTG GGATTGGCATATCAACTGATAGATGACATTCTTGACTTCACAGGCACATCGGCTTCCCTCGGAAAGGCCTCTTTAACTGACCTGCGGAAT GGAATCATAACGGCTCCAATATTGTTTGCCATGGAAGAGTTCCCTCAATTGCGTGCTTTTATTAACAGCAGCTCTGACAACCCCGCCAATGTTGATGTT ATCCTTGAATACCTCGGCAAGAGCCATGGAATACAAAGGACCACGGAGCTAGCCCTGAAGCATGCCAGCCTTGCAGCGGCAGCCATTGATTCTCTACCTGAAACTCACGATGTGGATGCTACAAACGCAAGGACAGCACTTGTACACATCACTCAGAAAATCATCACAAGGAATAAGTGA
- the LOC102624544 gene encoding transcription termination factor MTEF1, chloroplastic produces the protein MPTASAATALHSLCISSQTPSPTSSSSPSNSQQLNIHLSTKPKSLLQNHPLYPPTQANLSFQIKEKILCLEIMGVDSGKALSLNPSLHSASLNSIEGIISFLQSKGILQKDLPRIFGMCPKVLTANIKTDLEPVFNFLSHDLEVPEHDFRKVINKCPRLLTSSARDQLKPALFYLQRLGFKDLNALAYQDSVLLVSKVENTLIPKLKYLESIGFSKDEAVLMVLRCPGLFTFSIENNFKPKFEYFNLEIKGKLEELKEFPQYFAFSLEKRIKPRHMQALRNGARLSLPVMLKTSDEEFNELIKPKPGRG, from the coding sequence ATGCCGACAGCATCAGCGGCAACAGCATTGCACTCTCTCTGCATTTCTTCACAGACACCATCAccaacatcatcatcatctccttCAAATTCCCAGCAATTAAACATTCACTTATCAACAAAACCCAAAAGCCTTCTTCAGAATCACCCACTCTACCCACCAACTCAAGCAAATCTCTCCTTCCAgatcaaagaaaaaatcttaTGCCTTGAAATCATGGGTGTTGATTCGGGCAAAGCACTTTCCCTCAACCCTTCTCTCCACTCTGCTTCCCTTAATTCCATTGAGGGCATAATCTCCTTTCTCCAATCCAAAGGCATTCTCCAAAAGGATTTGCCAAGAATCTTTGGCATGTGCCCGAAAGTGCTTACTGCCAACATCAAAACTGACTTGGAACCAGTTTTTAACTTCCTCTCACATGACTTGGAAGTCCCAGAACACGACTTCAGGAAAGTGATCAACAAGTGCCCAAGATTGCTAACTTCCAGTGCCAGAGACCAGCTCAAACCAGCtttgttttatcttcaaaGACTTGGGTTCAAGGATTTAAATGCATTGGCTTATCAAGACTCAGTTTTGTTGGTTTCCAAAGTGGAAAACACATTGATCCCTAAGCTTAAATATTTAGAGAGTATTGGGTTCTCAAAAGATGAGGCCGTGCTTATGGTTTTGAGGTGTCCTGGGTTGTTTACTTTCAGTATTGAGAATAACTTCAAGCCTAAGTTTGAGTATTTCAATCTGGAGATTAAGGGAAAGTTGGAAGAGTTGAAGGAGTTTCCTCAGTACTTTGCATTTAGCTTGGAAAAGAGGATTAAGCCTAGGCATATGCAAGCTTTGCGAAATGGGGCGAGATTGTCCTTGCCTGTCATGCTTAAGACCTCTGATGAGGAGTTTAATGAGTTGATCAAGCCAAAGCCAGGAAGGGGATGA
- the LOC102624258 gene encoding uncharacterized protein LOC102624258: protein MREEVISSGGTVDPTPAASSAGASSPAAPANVGSIDWSGHGHNSKAASVSCVGSQPPRTSLSTSAGGSILGSSRPSCRPWERGDLLRRLATFKPSNWFGKPKLASSLACAQRGWMNIDVDRIACESCAACLSFVSVPNWTPAEVEDAGQAFSKQLDDGHNINCPWRGNSCPESLVQFPPTPQSALIGGYKDRCDGLLQFQSLPIIATCAIEHMWVSRGPQIDRLLSQSQNLIVGEVDMKPELENSRDGAFYLYSRAQKLISLCGWEPRWLPNVQDCEEHSAQSARDGCSFGPTEAQVQLTKDPGPSKNAISASAKRDTGKNKMFAVESRPEYRSPLLDCSLCGATVRILDFLTVPRPARFAPNNIDIPDTSKKMGMTRGVSAASGISGWVAADDPEKEQTEDRDEVATTDEGKLQQNTEFDLNLTIGGGLPFTQAGRTAISENVHDADMGRDLMIGQPAGSEVGDRAASYESRGPSSRKRSLEIGGSSEDRPNLRMQQADSVEGTVIDRDGDEVTDSRQYSAGPSKRARELDIFDSNCSPYLRDSSGAGPSQSVGLEIHADGNRGSLFRQGSEQVIGVVSTRDSTRASSVIAMDTVCHSADDDSMESVENSPGGVDDVNFPSSSAYGFFDMNETSELNNSNQAQQSIYSRRATEVVPGEMGISSTNNDGEEIFNAETVTAQARDGFSFGISGGSVGMCASHEAEIHGADVSVHRADSVVGDVEPRIEDAENQGQTGESAPDPGSMDEIVPDEVNREDPHGDSQEMLSRSVGRADSGSKIDGSAKAESVESGEKVSQSCKIAQDTSAHPSLSCNANIYSGYNTTKNEVTKTGKSSSTNNCPYPESEYAVANGIGPPKGESNYEEATEFDPIAHHNQFCPWVNGNVAAAGCNGSGSSNSADAIALCGWQLTLDALDTLRSLGHIPIQTVQSESAASLYKDDHQTPGRKLLRRHSMSKSHGQH, encoded by the exons atgagagAAGAAGTTATCAGCTCTGGCGGGACTGTGGATCCTACGCCTGCTGCGAG TTCTGCTGGTGCATCTTCTCCAGCTGCTCCAGCCAATGTTGGCAGTATAGATTGGTCTGGTCATGGGCATAATTCTAAAGCAGCTTCTGTATCATGTGTTGGTTCCCAGCCACCAAGGACATCACTAAGCACAAGTGCTGGTGGTTCTATTCTTGGCTCATCTAGACCTTCATGTAGACCATGGGAGAGAGGGGATTTACTAAGGCGTCTGGCCACTTTTAAGCCTTCAAATTGGTTCGGAAAGCCCAAG CTGGCCAGTTCATTGGCTTGTGCCCAAAGAGGTTGGATGAATATTGATGTTGATAGAATTGCGTGTGAATCATGTGCTGCATGCCTAAGTTTTGTTTCTGTGCCAAACTGGACTCCTGCTGAAG TTGAAGATGCTGGTCAAGCTTTTTCAAAGCAGTTGGATGATGGTCACAACATCAATTGTCCGTGGAGAGGAAACAGCTGTCCAGAAAGTTTGGTGCAGTTCCCTCCGACTCCCCAGTCTGCCTTAATCGGTGGATATAAGGACAGATGTGACGGACTCCTACAGTTTCAGTCTCTTCCTATTATAGCTACTTGTGCAATTGAGCACATGTGGGTTTCTCGAGGCCCACAGATTGACCGATTGCTGTCCCAATCACAGAATCTGATAGTTGGAGAAGTAGATATGAAACCTGAACTTGAAAACTCTCGTGATGGAGCTTTCTACTTGTATTCTCGC GCTCAGAAGCTTATAAGTCTATGTGGATGGGAACCAAGATGGCTTCCTAATGTTCAAGACTGTGAAGAACATTCTGCTCAATCAGCCAGAGATGGATGTTCTTTTGGTCCTACTGAGGCCCAGGTTCAGCTGACGAAGGATCCAGGGCCAAGCAAAAATGCAATCTCAGCCTCTGCCAAAAGGGACACTGGAAAGAATAAAATGTTTGCTGTGGAGTCCAGACCTGAATATAGGTCGCCGTTGTTAGATTGTAGCTTGTGTGGTGCAACAGTGAGAATATTGGATTTCTTAACTGTTCCTCGACCCGCTCGTTTTGCTCCAAACAACATTGATATACCTGATACAAGCAAAAAAATGGGAATGACCCGCGGAGTAAGTGCAGCCAGTGGGATTAGTGGTTGGGTTGCTGCTGATGATCCAGAGAAAGAGCAGACAGAAGACCGTGATGAAGTGGCAACCACAGATGAGGGGAAGCTGCAGCAAAATACAGAATTTGATTTGAATCTGACAATTGGAGGGGGGTTGCCTTTTACTCAGGCAGGTAGGACAGCAATATCCGAAAATGTTCATGATGCAGACATGGGAAGGGATCTAATGATTGGGCAACCGGCAGGTAGTGAGGTTGGTGATCGTGCAGCATCATATGAATCGCGAGGCCCTAGTTCTCGTAAGCGGAGTCTTGAAATAGGTGGCAGCTCAGAGGACAGGCCGAATTTGAGGATGCAGCAGGCTGATAGTGTTGAAGGGACCGTCATTGATCGTGATGGTGATGAAGTTACAGATAGTAGACAATATTCAGCTGGGCCTTCAAAACGTGCTCGTGAATTGGATATTTTCGATTCAAACTGTTCACCTTATCTGAGAGACTCTTCTGGAGCTGGTCCTAGCCAGTCAGTCGGATTAGAAATTCATGCAGATGGAAACAGAGGCTCTTTATTTCGACAAGGTAGTGAACAAGTTATAGGTGTTGTATCCACTAGGGACTCAACACGTGCTTCTTCAGTCATTGCCATGGATACTGTCTGTCACAGTGCTGATGATGACTCTATGGAAAGTGTTGAAAATTCTCCTGGGGGTGTTGACGATGTTAATTTTCCCTCTTCTAGTGCATATGGGTTTTTTGACATGAATGAGACATCAGAATTGAATAATAGTAATCAAGCTCAGCAGAGCATCTATTCTCGGCGAGCCACTGAAGTAGTTCCTGGAGAAATGGGCATAAGTAGtacaaataatgatggtgaaGAAATTTTCAATGCAGAAACTGTGACAGCTCAAGCCAGGGATGGTTTTAGTTTTGGAATTAGTGGAGGAAGTGTTGGTATGTGTGCAAGCCATGAAGCTGAAATTCATGGTGCTGATGTTTCTGTCCATAGAGCAGATAGTGTTGTGGGTGATGTGGAACCGAGAATTGAAGATGCTGAAAATCAGGGTCAGACAGGTGAATCTGCTCCTGATCCTGGGTCAATGGATGAGATTGTCCCTGATGAAGTTAATAGGGAGGATCCACATGGTGATAGCCAGGAGATGCTGTCTCGATCTGTTGGAAGGGCTGATAGTGGTTCGAAAATTGATGGTTCTGCCAAGGCAGAATCAGTAGAAAGTGGAGAAAAGGTAAGTCAGAGTTGCAAGATAGCACAGGATACTAGTGCCCATCCTTCGCTTTCTTGTAATGCTAATATTTACTCTGGTTACAATACAACTAAGAATGAGGTTACAAAGACTGGCAAATCATCATCTACAAACAATTGTCCCTACCCAGAGTCGGAGTATGCAGTTGCTAATGGGATAG GGCCTCCAAAAGGGGAAAGCAATTATGAAGAAGCTACAGAGTTTGATCCCATTGCCCATCACAACCAGTTCTGCCCCTGGGTGAATGGAAATGTTGCTGCTGCTGGCTGTAATGGCTCTGGTTCTAGCAACAGTGCTGATGCCATCGCTCTTTGTGGGTGGCAACTGACCTTGGATGCACTGGACACTCTGCGATCTCTGGGGCATATTCCTATTCAGACAGTACAGTCCGAATCGGCTGCATCTTTATATAAG GATGATCACCAAACTCCTGGTCGGAAGCTCCTTCGACGGCACTCCATGAGCAAAAGCCATGGGCAACATTAA